The nucleotide sequence CAATCACGAGGATGCGGCGAAGCTCCGGCGCCAGAGTCGCACCCGGCTCATCGACGACCACTTCGGCCGCGGAATCCGGTATTATCGGGAGGAGAAGCTGCCTGAGGCCATCGTCGAGTGGAAGGCGGTGCTCGAGCTCGATCCGCAGCACATCGCGGCGCGCAAGAACCTGGAGCAGTCCGAGCGACTCCTCAAGAGCCTCGAGGAACGGAAATAGTGACCCGGCGCGGCCGGCCCGCGCTCGCGGAGACCTAGACCAGCGTGAACGGCATACCCGACCAACGGCGGCGGGTCATCATCGGCGCCGCCTCTGTCATTGCCCTGGCCGGCATTCTCTACGGCGGATGGGCCTGGTGGCATTCGCGCGGTCACGTGTCGACCGACGATGCCTATGTCGAGGGCGCCGTCACCGTCGTCAGCTCCAAGGTCATGGGCAATGTCGCCGAGCTCCTCGTCCAGGACAATCAGCTCGTCAAGGCGGGTGACCTGCTCGTGCGCGTGGATGCGCGCGACTTCCGCGCCAAGCGTGATCAGGCGGCGGCGGCCGTCGCGGTGGCCGAGGCGGCCGCGGTGAGCCTGCGCGCGGAGCTGCCCATGACCCGCGGGGTGACCCAGGCGCAGGGTGACGAGGCGCGCGGGGCTCTCGAGGGCGCGCGCGCGGGGGAGTCAGCCAGCCTGGCCGCCGTCGAAGAGGCCAAGGCCAAGGTGGAGTCGATGCGCGCGGCGGCGGCGGCGGCGGCCGCGGAGGCGGCCGGGGCCAAGGCCACGGCCAGCCAGGCCGTCCGGGAAATGGACCGGCAGAAGAAGCTGGTCCAGGCCGGGCTGGTGGCCCTGCGCGACTACGAGCAGGCCGAATCTGCCGAGGCCGCGGCGCGCGCGACCATGGAGGCGACCGAGCGGCGGAAAACTCAGGCCGAGCGCGCGGTGCAGCAGACCGAGGCCGAGCTCGCCTCCAAGGTGCTCGGGATCCAGCAGGCGCGGCAGCGGGTGGCCGAGCTCAAAGGCTCGCTCGCCAGGGCCGAGAGCCAGCGCCACCAGGTGCCCATGAAGGAGGCCGACATCATCCGCGCGGACGCGGCGCTGGCCCAGGCGCGGGCTGATCTCGCCTTCGCCGAGCTCCAGCTCCAGCACACCGAGATCCGGTCCCCCGTGAACGGCGTCGTCTCCCGGCGCACGGTCGAGCTGGGGCAGATCGCCCAGATGGGACAGCCGCTCCTGGCCATCGTGCCGCTGCATGAGGTCTGGATCCTGGCGAACTTCAAGGAGACGCAGCTCGCCCGGATCCGGCCCGGCATGCGCGCCGAGATCAGCGTGGATACCTTTTCCGACCGCGTCTTGCATGGCACGGTGGACTCGCTCGCCGCGGGCACGGGCGCGCGCTTCTCGCTGCTGCCCCCCGAGAACGCCACGGGCAACTGGGTCAAGGTGGTCCAGCGCCTGCCCGTGAAGATCCGGCTCGATCCCGGTCAGATCAGCAATCCCCACACGCTGCGCGCGGGCATGTCCGCCGTGGTGACCGTGAAGACCCGCTAGGTGCGCGCCCCCTCACCTATTTCAGCTCTCGCCTCGCGACTGCGCCGCTGCAGCTCGAACCGCGGATGAGATGAAAGAGTCAGCGTGATGAGACTGTTCTCATCCCTCGCCCCCGCCTCGGGGGAGAGGGCAGGGTGAGGGGGCCGTCTCGTGGGAAGACCGTTCTTGAATCGTCCCCGCTAGCATGACGGCGGCGGCCGCCGGAGACTTCTCCGGAGCGCAGAAGTGGCTCATCACGCTCTCCGCCATGCTGGTCACGGTCATGCAGGTCCTCGACACCAGCGTCACCAACGTGGTGCTTCCTCACATGCAGGGGGCGCTGTCCGCCGGCGTCGAGGAGGTGACCTGGGTCATCACCTCCTACCTGGCCGCCAACGCCATCGTGATTCCCGCCACGGGATGGCTCGCCGGCTATATCGGGCGCCGCCGCTTCTTCCTCATCTGCACCACGATCTTCACGATCAGCTCCTTTCTCTCGGGGCTGGCGCCCAACCTGACCTTTCTCATCATCGCCCGCATCTTCCAGGGACTCGGCGGCGGCCCCTTGATCCCGCTCTCGCAGGCCATCCTCTGGGAGATCTTCCCGCTGGGTCAGCGCGGCCTCGCCATGGCCGTGTGGGGCATCGGCATCATGATGGGCCCCATCTTCGGGCCGACCCTGGGAGGCTGGATCGCGGACAACTGGTCCTGGCGCTGGATCTTCTACGTCAACCTGCCCATCGGGTTCCTCGGTTTCATCATGGTCAGCACCTTCCTCTTCGACCCGCCCTATCTGAAGAAGCCGGGGCGCATCGATGCCCTCGGGCTCGTGCTCATGGTGGTGGGATTCGGCTGTCTCCAGCTCGTGCTTGATCGCGGCGAGCACGAGGACTGGTTCGACTCTCCGCTCATCGTGACGCTCTCGGTGGTGGCCGTGGTCGCCGTGGTCGGCTTCATCATCCGGGAGCTCACGGCCCGCGAGCCCATCCTGGATCTGGGCGTCTTTCGCGACCGGAACTTTGCCACGGGCTCGACGCTCGTCATGCTGGTAGGGCTCGGGCTCTACTCGAGCATGCTCCTGGTCGCTCTCTACACACAGAAGCTCCTCGCCTATGACGCGTGGAACTCCGGGGCCGTCCTGGGGCCGGGAGGGGTGGGCAATCTCATCTCGCTGATCATCGCCGGCCGCCTGGTGACGCGGATGGATCAGCGCATTCTGGTCGCGGCCGGATGTCTGATCAATGCGGTCAGCCTCTACATGATGGCCCATCTCACCCTGACCATGGATTACTGGTCGCTCGTCGTGCCGCGCTTCATCCAGGGCTTCGGGCTCGGCTTCATCTTCGTGCCGCTGGTGACCTTGACCCTGGCCACCATCGATCGCCACAAGCTCGGCAATGCCACCTCCGCCTTCAACGTCCTCCGGAATCTGGGCGGGAGCGTGGGGGTGGCCCTCGCCACCACCTTCCTGGTCCGTCGCAGTCAGCAGCACCAGTCCACCCTGGGCGCCAACGTCAACGCGTGGGACCCGGAGACGGCGGCCCGCCTCAAGCAGTGGACGCTGCACTTTGCCTCGCGCGGATCCGATAGCTTCACCGCCGAGCGGCAGGCCACCGCCATGCTCTACCACGACATCGTGGGCCAGGCGCAGGTGCTGGCCTATGCCGATGATTTCTGGCTGCTCGCGGTGCTCTTTACCGTGCTGCCCCTGGCCGTCCTGCTCATGCGCCGTGTGCGCACGCCCGCGGCCACGCCCAAAGAGGACGAGGAGGGCTCCGGGCGCGTCGAGCCGCTGCCCGCCGCCGAGTAGGGTTCTAGGTCTCACCGTCTCCGTCGCCGAGCCGGTGGCGGAGGGCTCGGCGTATCACTCTTTCGACATTGTGAATCGTCGCCTCGCCGGCCATGCTCGATGTGAGGTGGCCGATGGCCCGACGCCCGGAACCCGCTTGACTCTCATAACATGTTTGTTATGCTATGAGAGCGGGTTACCGATGGGAGGTAGATGACTATCAGGGTCCGCACGGCGCTCGGCCTGTCAAAGTCTTCCTAAATGGGCTCTCCGTGCACGCGAAGGCGAAGGTATACGCGGCACTCCACATGCTTGCAACCGAAGGTAACCAGCTACACTTACCGAAGTCACGGGCGTAGGGGAATGGGCTCTTTGAGATGCGTATCCGTCACCACGAGGGACCGTTCCGAACCATTTACTGCTTCCGGCCCGGACGGAAAATCGTGTTGCTTCACGGGTTCGTGAAGCGGGCGGAGCAGATTCCCGCCCGAGAACTGGATCTCGCGCTGTCGCGGAAAGCCAAGCTACAGTGAGAAGAGGCGACAATGGCAAAGCGTATGACACTCATGCGTGATATTCACGACGAGCTTGGGAACAACCGGGCGCTGAGGGCGCACTATGAGCGCGAGCTGACG is from Candidatus Methylomirabilota bacterium and encodes:
- a CDS encoding HlyD family secretion protein; amino-acid sequence: MNGIPDQRRRVIIGAASVIALAGILYGGWAWWHSRGHVSTDDAYVEGAVTVVSSKVMGNVAELLVQDNQLVKAGDLLVRVDARDFRAKRDQAAAAVAVAEAAAVSLRAELPMTRGVTQAQGDEARGALEGARAGESASLAAVEEAKAKVESMRAAAAAAAAEAAGAKATASQAVREMDRQKKLVQAGLVALRDYEQAESAEAAARATMEATERRKTQAERAVQQTEAELASKVLGIQQARQRVAELKGSLARAESQRHQVPMKEADIIRADAALAQARADLAFAELQLQHTEIRSPVNGVVSRRTVELGQIAQMGQPLLAIVPLHEVWILANFKETQLARIRPGMRAEISVDTFSDRVLHGTVDSLAAGTGARFSLLPPENATGNWVKVVQRLPVKIRLDPGQISNPHTLRAGMSAVVTVKTR
- a CDS encoding DHA2 family efflux MFS transporter permease subunit is translated as MTAAAAGDFSGAQKWLITLSAMLVTVMQVLDTSVTNVVLPHMQGALSAGVEEVTWVITSYLAANAIVIPATGWLAGYIGRRRFFLICTTIFTISSFLSGLAPNLTFLIIARIFQGLGGGPLIPLSQAILWEIFPLGQRGLAMAVWGIGIMMGPIFGPTLGGWIADNWSWRWIFYVNLPIGFLGFIMVSTFLFDPPYLKKPGRIDALGLVLMVVGFGCLQLVLDRGEHEDWFDSPLIVTLSVVAVVAVVGFIIRELTAREPILDLGVFRDRNFATGSTLVMLVGLGLYSSMLLVALYTQKLLAYDAWNSGAVLGPGGVGNLISLIIAGRLVTRMDQRILVAAGCLINAVSLYMMAHLTLTMDYWSLVVPRFIQGFGLGFIFVPLVTLTLATIDRHKLGNATSAFNVLRNLGGSVGVALATTFLVRRSQQHQSTLGANVNAWDPETAARLKQWTLHFASRGSDSFTAERQATAMLYHDIVGQAQVLAYADDFWLLAVLFTVLPLAVLLMRRVRTPAATPKEDEEGSGRVEPLPAAE